The following proteins are encoded in a genomic region of Alnus glutinosa chromosome 8, dhAlnGlut1.1, whole genome shotgun sequence:
- the LOC133875465 gene encoding replication protein A 70 kDa DNA-binding subunit B: protein MAKSVSADAISTILANPSPESSADVPEIVVQVVDLKATGTGGSRIMFSASDGKRKLRAILPASMSSEVMSGKIQNLGLIRILDYTLNDIPNKPDKYLIVTNCEVVSPPLESEIVSEVKSEETGIFLKPKQESEIKSEVKSEAPGIVLRPKQEMVAKSAAQIVHEQRENMAPAARMSMTRRVFPLVSLNPYQGSWTIKVRVTSKGNMRTYKNARGEGCVFNIELTDEDGTQIQATMFNEAAKKFYDRFQLGKVYYISKGSLKLANKQFKTVKNDYEMTLNENSEVEEARNEETFVPETKFDFVQIDELGPYVNAKELVDVIGVVQNVSPTMSIRRKSDNENIPKRDITIADETKKTVVVSLWNELATNIGQELLDTANQSPIVAIKSLRVGDFQGVSLSTIGRSTVIVNPDIPEAKKLRSWYDSEGKESSMASVSAGMSPSTKSGSRSMYSDRISLSHVTSNPSLGEDKPVFFSIRGYISFIKPDQTMWYRACKTCNKKVTEALGAGYWCEGCQKNEEECNLRYIMVVKVSDASGEAYLSAFNEDAEKIVGCSADELEKLKSQVGEENSFQTKLKEATWNSHLFRISVAQNEYNHEKRQRITVRAVAPVDFAAESRFLLEEISKMRVSK from the exons atggcgAAGTCGGTGAGCGCAGATGCGATATCGACCATACTAGCGAACCCGTCGCCGGAATCTTCCGCGGACGTCCCGGAGATCGTCGTCCAAGTCGTCGATCTCAAGGCCACAGGCACCGGCGGTAGCCGTATTAT GTTTTCAGCTAGTGATGGAAAGAGGAAGCTAAGAGCGATTCTCCCAGCAAGTATGAGTTCTGAGGTGAtgtcaggaaagattcagaacCTGGGTCTCATTCGCATTCTTGATTATACTCTCAATGACATTCCTAACAAGCCTGACAA ATATCTAATCGTCACAAATTGTGAGGTGGTTTCTCCCCCGCTTGAATCTGAGATCGTTTCCGAGGTAAAGAGTGAGGAAACTGGCATTTTTTTGAAACCAAAGCAAGAAAGTGAGATCAAGAGCGAGGTAAAAAGTGAAGCACCTGGCATTGTTTTGAGGCCAAAGCAGGAGATGGTTGCAAAATCGGCTGCTCAGATCGTACATGAACAGCGTGAAAA tATGGCCCCAGCTGCACGGATGTCCATGACGCGAAGGGTTTTTCCTCTGGTTTCCTTGAACCCTTATCAAGGCAGTTGGACCATAAAGGTTCGTGTCACAAGCAAAGGAAACATGCGTACCTATAAGAACGCTAGAGGAGAAGGCTGTGTCTTCAATATAGAGTTGACAGATGAAGAT GGCACACAAATACAAGCGACGATGTTCAATGAAGCTGCAAAGAAATTCTATGACAGATTTCAACTGGGGAAGGTTTATTACATTTCAAAGGGAAGTCTGAAACTTGCTAACAAGCAGTTTAAGACAGTGAAAAATGACTATGAAATGACCTTGAACGAGAATTCTGAGGTAGAAGAGGCCCGCAACGAAGAGACCTTTGTTcctgaaacaaaatttgattttgtcCAGATTGATGAGTTGGGTCCTTATGTCAACGCGAAGGAGCTTGTGG ACGTCATTGGAGTAGTTCAAAATGTGTCTCCTACAATGAGCATACGGAGGAAGAGCGATAATGAGAATATCCCAAAGCGTGATATTACCATTGCTGATGAGAC GAAAAAGACAGTTGTGGTCTCCTTGTGGAATGAGCTGGCAACCAACATAGGGCAGGAGCTTTTGGATACTGCAAACCAATCTCCTATAGTTGCAATTAAATCTCTTAGAGTTGGGGACTTTCAAG GTGTATCTTTGTCAACAATAGGCAGAAGCACAGTAATTGTAAATCCTGATATACCTGAGGCAAAGAAGTTGAGATCCTG GTATGATTCCGAGGGTAAAGAAAGTTCAATGGCTTCTGTCAGTGCTGGTATGAGCCCATCAACGAAGAGTGGTTCAAGATCAATGTACTCTGACCGAATTTCTCTTTCTCACGTAACCAGTAACCCATCCTTGGGCGAGGACAAG CCTGTATTTTTCAGCATTAGAGGATATATCAGCTTCATCAAGCCTGATCAGACAATGTGGTACCGTGCTTGCAAAACTTGCAACAAAAAAGTGACAGAGGCTTTGGGGGCTGGGTATTGGTGTGAAGGGTGccagaaaaatgaagaagagtgCAATTTAAG gtaTATAATGGTAGTCAAAGTTTCTGATGCAAGCGGTGAAGCGTATTTATCTGCCTTTAATGAGGATGCAGAGAAAATTGTTGGGTGCTCTGCTGATGAGCTCGAGAAGCTGAAATCACAG GTTGGAGAAGAGAATTCCTTCCAAACAAAACTGAAAGAAGCTACTTGGAATTCTCATCTTTTCCGGATTAGCGTTGCTCAGAATGAGTACAATCATGAGAAAAGGCAAAGGATCACAGTCAGGGCTGTTGCTCCGGTTGATTTTGCTGCCGAGTCAAGATTTTTGCTGGAAGAGATATCAAAGATGAGAGTTTCTAAATAG
- the LOC133874485 gene encoding glycerophosphodiester phosphodiesterase GDPD6 isoform X2 gives MAFSPCIAPLVILFLSVGCAARPFYPLPSKVAEGSRKPLQTSRPYNLAHRGSNGEIPEETAPAYMRAIEEGADFIETDILSSKDGVLICFHDVTLDATTDINKHKEFANRKRTYEVQGVNTTGFFTVDFTLKELQLLRVRQRYPFRDQQYNGKFTIITFEEYISIALDATRVVGIYPEIKNPVFINQYVKWPGGQRFEDKFVETLKKYGYKGSYLSKEWLAQPVFIQSFAPTSLIYASNLTDLPKILLIDEVTALTQDTNQSYWEITSDSYFDYIKKYVVGIGPWKDTVVPVKDNYLQTPTDLVARAHSHNLQVHPYTYRNENQFLHLNFNQDPYEEYDYWINKIGVDALFTDFTGSLHNYQEFTSSLSSNDSDSRASKLLHKIAAMIKSYEKV, from the exons ATGGCTTTCTCACCGT GCATTGCCCCTTTGGTAATTCTGTTCCTCAGCGTTGGGTGTGCTGCAAGGCCCTTCTATCCACTCCCTAGTAAAGTAGCTGAGGGCAGTAGAAAGCCTTTACAAACTTCTCGTCCATATAACTTAGCTCATCGAGGTTCAAATGGAGAAATTCCTGAGGAAACTGCTCCTGCATACATG AGAGCTATTGAAGAGGGTGCAGACTTCATTGAAACAGATATCCTATCTTCAAAAGATGGTGTTCTTATATGCTTCCATGATGTAACACTCGATGCTACCACTGATATTAATAAACACAAGGAATTTGCCAATCGTAAAAGGACCTATGAAGTCCAAGGGGTCAACACCACTGGCTTTTTTACTG TTGATTTCACACTAAAAGAACTACAGTTGTTGAGGGTGAGGCAGAGGTACCCATTTCGAGATCAACAATATAATG GAAAGTTTACTATTATTACTTTTGAAGAGTACATTTCAATTGCACTGGATGCTACCAGAGTTGTTGGAATATATCCAGAGATTAAGAATCCAGTATTTATCAATCAGTAT GTGAAATGGCCAGGTGGTCAGAGATTTGAGGATAAGTTTGTGGAGACACTTAAGAAGTATGGATACAAGGGTTCATATTTGTCAAAAGAGTGGTTGGCACAACCTGTATTTATCCAGTCATTTGCTCCAACTTCACTTATATATGCATCAAATCTGACAGATTTGCCTAAGATCTTATTAATTGATGAAGTTACTGCTCTAACTCAAGACACTAATCAG TCATATTGGGAAATTACTTCAGATAGTTACTTTGACTACATTAAGAAGTATGTGGTGGGCATTGGACCTTGGAAGGATACGGTTGTTCCTGTTAAGGATAATTATTTGCAAACACCTACTGATCTTGTTGCCCGAGCACACTCCCATAACCTACAG GTGCACCCATACACTTACCGAAATGAGAACCAGTTCTTACACTTGAACTTTAATCAAGACCCTTATGAGGAATATGATTACTGGATTAACAAGATAGGAGTTGATGCACTCTTTACAGACTTCACAGGCAGCCTCCATAATTACCAGGAATTTacctcttctctttcttcaaaTGATAGTGATAGCCGGGCATCTAAACTATTGCACAAAATTGCAGCAATGATAAAATCCTATGAAAAGGTATGA
- the LOC133874485 gene encoding glycerophosphodiester phosphodiesterase GDPD6 isoform X1, with amino-acid sequence MNPCHDYHGKGIAPLVILFLSVGCAARPFYPLPSKVAEGSRKPLQTSRPYNLAHRGSNGEIPEETAPAYMRAIEEGADFIETDILSSKDGVLICFHDVTLDATTDINKHKEFANRKRTYEVQGVNTTGFFTVDFTLKELQLLRVRQRYPFRDQQYNGKFTIITFEEYISIALDATRVVGIYPEIKNPVFINQYVKWPGGQRFEDKFVETLKKYGYKGSYLSKEWLAQPVFIQSFAPTSLIYASNLTDLPKILLIDEVTALTQDTNQSYWEITSDSYFDYIKKYVVGIGPWKDTVVPVKDNYLQTPTDLVARAHSHNLQVHPYTYRNENQFLHLNFNQDPYEEYDYWINKIGVDALFTDFTGSLHNYQEFTSSLSSNDSDSRASKLLHKIAAMIKSYEKV; translated from the exons ATGAATCCTTGTCATGACTACCATGGAAAAG GCATTGCCCCTTTGGTAATTCTGTTCCTCAGCGTTGGGTGTGCTGCAAGGCCCTTCTATCCACTCCCTAGTAAAGTAGCTGAGGGCAGTAGAAAGCCTTTACAAACTTCTCGTCCATATAACTTAGCTCATCGAGGTTCAAATGGAGAAATTCCTGAGGAAACTGCTCCTGCATACATG AGAGCTATTGAAGAGGGTGCAGACTTCATTGAAACAGATATCCTATCTTCAAAAGATGGTGTTCTTATATGCTTCCATGATGTAACACTCGATGCTACCACTGATATTAATAAACACAAGGAATTTGCCAATCGTAAAAGGACCTATGAAGTCCAAGGGGTCAACACCACTGGCTTTTTTACTG TTGATTTCACACTAAAAGAACTACAGTTGTTGAGGGTGAGGCAGAGGTACCCATTTCGAGATCAACAATATAATG GAAAGTTTACTATTATTACTTTTGAAGAGTACATTTCAATTGCACTGGATGCTACCAGAGTTGTTGGAATATATCCAGAGATTAAGAATCCAGTATTTATCAATCAGTAT GTGAAATGGCCAGGTGGTCAGAGATTTGAGGATAAGTTTGTGGAGACACTTAAGAAGTATGGATACAAGGGTTCATATTTGTCAAAAGAGTGGTTGGCACAACCTGTATTTATCCAGTCATTTGCTCCAACTTCACTTATATATGCATCAAATCTGACAGATTTGCCTAAGATCTTATTAATTGATGAAGTTACTGCTCTAACTCAAGACACTAATCAG TCATATTGGGAAATTACTTCAGATAGTTACTTTGACTACATTAAGAAGTATGTGGTGGGCATTGGACCTTGGAAGGATACGGTTGTTCCTGTTAAGGATAATTATTTGCAAACACCTACTGATCTTGTTGCCCGAGCACACTCCCATAACCTACAG GTGCACCCATACACTTACCGAAATGAGAACCAGTTCTTACACTTGAACTTTAATCAAGACCCTTATGAGGAATATGATTACTGGATTAACAAGATAGGAGTTGATGCACTCTTTACAGACTTCACAGGCAGCCTCCATAATTACCAGGAATTTacctcttctctttcttcaaaTGATAGTGATAGCCGGGCATCTAAACTATTGCACAAAATTGCAGCAATGATAAAATCCTATGAAAAGGTATGA